One window from the genome of Actinoplanes teichomyceticus ATCC 31121 encodes:
- a CDS encoding SPFH domain-containing protein — protein MEAVIAVLVIVIAIFAVTTIVRSIRIVPQQRMDVVERLGRYKRTLSPGLNLLVPFIDAVRSKVDMREQVVSFPPQPVITSDNLVVSIDTVLYFKVVDPVRATYEIANFLQAIEQLTVTTLRNVIGSLDLERALTSREEINRHLSTVLDETTGRWGIKVTRVEIKAIEPPPSIRDSMEKQMRAERERRATILNAEGHKQAQILTAEGEKQAAVLRADGDRQSRILQAEGQAKAIRTVFDAIHQANPSQKVLAYQYLQSLPQIANGSANKVWIVPTELTKALEGLGGALGGLATMAGDTPSPRVDSDAVEREAVAAAQAAAEEAQRVDAEVRAAEAQVSGEPEGAAALSAGEPVPPSAALGGTDRSDAHQIERA, from the coding sequence ATGGAAGCTGTCATCGCTGTCCTGGTCATAGTCATCGCCATCTTCGCGGTGACCACCATCGTCCGGTCCATCCGGATCGTTCCCCAGCAGCGGATGGACGTCGTGGAGCGGCTGGGCCGGTACAAGCGGACGCTCAGCCCGGGGCTGAACCTGCTGGTGCCGTTCATCGACGCGGTGCGCAGCAAGGTGGACATGCGCGAGCAGGTGGTGTCGTTCCCGCCGCAGCCGGTGATCACCTCGGACAACCTGGTCGTCTCGATCGACACCGTGCTCTACTTCAAGGTCGTCGACCCGGTCCGGGCCACCTACGAGATCGCCAACTTCCTGCAGGCGATCGAGCAGCTCACGGTCACCACGCTGCGTAACGTCATCGGCTCGCTCGACCTGGAGCGGGCGCTGACCAGCCGGGAGGAGATCAACCGGCACCTCTCCACGGTGCTGGACGAGACCACCGGCCGGTGGGGCATCAAGGTCACCCGCGTGGAGATCAAAGCGATCGAGCCGCCGCCCAGCATCCGCGACTCGATGGAGAAGCAGATGCGCGCGGAACGGGAGCGGCGCGCCACGATCCTCAACGCCGAGGGCCACAAGCAGGCGCAGATCCTCACCGCCGAGGGTGAGAAGCAGGCCGCCGTGCTGCGCGCCGACGGTGACCGGCAGTCGCGCATCCTGCAGGCCGAGGGTCAGGCCAAGGCCATCCGTACCGTCTTCGACGCGATCCACCAGGCCAACCCGTCGCAGAAGGTGCTGGCGTACCAGTACCTGCAGTCGCTGCCGCAGATCGCCAACGGCTCGGCGAACAAGGTGTGGATCGTCCCGACCGAGCTGACCAAGGCCCTGGAGGGGCTGGGCGGCGCGCTCGGTGGCCTGGCCACCATGGCCGGCGACACCCCGTCGCCGCGGGTCGACTCCGATGCCGTGGAGCGTGAGGCGGTGGCGGCCGCGCAGGCCGCGGCCGAGGAGGCGCAGCGGGTGGACGCCGAGGTGCGCGCCGCCGAGGCGCAGGTCTCCGGGGAACCGGAGGGCGCCGCGGCGCTGTCGGCGGGGGAGCCGGTGCCGCCGTCGGCGGCGCTGGGCGGGACCGACCGCAGCGATGCCCACCAGATCGAGCGCGCCTGA
- a CDS encoding NfeD family protein, giving the protein MEAVIWIVLAVALAIGEAFTATILIIFFAAGAAAAAVAAALGANLLLQVIVFALVSGLSVAAVRPLIMRHARSALESGDTPFGIEAMEGHHGTVLEDVDADHGQIRIEGEIWQARSFDGRETFPAGQRVRVVKIRGATALVWHDDLPDV; this is encoded by the coding sequence GTGGAAGCCGTAATCTGGATCGTTCTCGCCGTCGCGCTGGCGATCGGTGAGGCGTTCACCGCGACCATTCTGATCATCTTCTTCGCGGCCGGCGCCGCCGCGGCGGCGGTGGCCGCGGCCCTCGGCGCCAACCTGCTTCTCCAGGTCATCGTGTTCGCGCTGGTCTCCGGGCTGTCGGTGGCGGCGGTCCGGCCGTTGATCATGAGGCATGCGCGGTCCGCGCTGGAGAGCGGCGACACCCCGTTCGGCATCGAGGCGATGGAGGGGCACCACGGCACGGTGCTCGAGGACGTGGATGCCGACCACGGCCAGATCCGGATCGAGGGGGAGATCTGGCAGGCCCGCTCCTTCGACGGCCGGGAGACCTTCCCCGCCGGTCAGCGGGTGCGCGTGGTCAAGATCCGGGGCGCCACCGCACTCGTCTGGCACGACGATCTGCCCGACGTCTGA
- a CDS encoding serine hydrolase domain-containing protein, whose amino-acid sequence MTLLPETARRIEEIAARAQSAGRVPSLALAVLRDRAVLHFTGAGETPRPDPKTQYRLGSITKTITATLVMQLRDEGFFALDDLLYRHLPGTPIGGVTLRQLLGHVSGLQREPDGPWWERTAGGDVDRLLAGLTYEKLTGPPFRRHRYSNLAYGLLGAVLSRVTGQSWAELATKRVLDPLGMRRTTYHPVEPYARGYVVHALGGTLHEQPRADTGAMAPAGQLWSTVTDMAKWAGFLADPAPAVLARETVDEMCSPVAISDPESWTAGHGLGPQLFRVGERVHVGHGGSMPGYLAHLAVHRRSRMGVVVFANAYGFAGGESIMDLGLRALTTVLDHEPAAPAPAWQPPAPPTGEAAEVCGRWWWMGREYDVAPVGAGLVMTGPGRHTRFHREAPDRWRGAAGSDEGEVLSVLRAPDGTVTGLDIATFRYSRNPYDLA is encoded by the coding sequence GTGACACTGCTTCCGGAGACCGCCCGGCGGATCGAGGAGATCGCCGCCCGGGCACAGTCCGCCGGCCGGGTGCCGTCACTGGCGCTGGCCGTGCTGCGGGACCGGGCGGTGCTGCACTTCACCGGTGCCGGGGAGACCCCGAGGCCCGACCCGAAGACCCAGTACCGGCTCGGTTCGATCACCAAGACGATCACCGCGACACTGGTCATGCAGCTGCGCGACGAGGGCTTCTTCGCCCTCGACGACCTGCTCTACCGGCACCTGCCGGGCACCCCGATCGGCGGCGTCACCCTGCGTCAGCTGCTCGGGCACGTCTCCGGGCTGCAACGGGAGCCGGACGGCCCGTGGTGGGAGCGCACCGCCGGCGGGGACGTGGACCGGTTGCTGGCCGGGCTGACGTACGAGAAGCTGACCGGCCCGCCGTTCCGCCGCCACCGCTACTCGAACCTGGCGTACGGCCTGCTCGGCGCGGTGCTCAGCCGGGTCACCGGGCAGAGCTGGGCGGAGCTGGCCACCAAGCGGGTGCTGGACCCGCTGGGTATGCGGCGCACCACGTACCACCCGGTGGAGCCGTACGCCCGCGGGTACGTGGTGCACGCGCTGGGCGGCACGCTGCACGAGCAGCCGCGCGCGGACACCGGCGCGATGGCCCCCGCCGGGCAGCTCTGGTCCACGGTCACCGACATGGCCAAGTGGGCCGGTTTCCTGGCCGACCCGGCCCCGGCCGTGCTGGCCCGGGAGACCGTCGACGAGATGTGCAGCCCGGTGGCGATCAGCGATCCGGAGTCGTGGACGGCCGGCCACGGTCTGGGCCCGCAACTGTTCCGGGTCGGCGAGCGCGTCCACGTCGGGCACGGTGGCTCGATGCCCGGTTACCTCGCCCATCTCGCCGTGCACCGGCGCAGCCGGATGGGCGTGGTGGTGTTCGCCAACGCCTACGGCTTCGCCGGTGGCGAGAGCATCATGGACCTCGGCCTGCGCGCGCTGACCACGGTGCTGGACCACGAGCCGGCCGCGCCCGCGCCGGCCTGGCAGCCGCCCGCGCCGCCGACCGGCGAGGCCGCGGAGGTCTGCGGCCGCTGGTGGTGGATGGGCCGGGAGTACGACGTCGCCCCGGTGGGCGCCGGCCTGGTGATGACCGGCCCGGGCCGGCACACCCGGTTCCACCGCGAGGCCCCGGACCGCTGGCGCGGCGCCGCCGGCAGCGACGAGGGCGAGGTGCTGTCCGTGCTGCGCGCCCCGGACGGCACGGTCACCGGGCTGGACATCGCCACCTTCCGCTACAGCCGGAACCCGTACGACCTGGCGTGA
- a CDS encoding PLP-dependent aminotransferase family protein codes for MSAAEPSRPAPGSDFLQLRAQEAPAKGLTGWLTDGLRAAITAGRLAPGTRLPATRRLAAELGVSRGVVVQAYQRLVDEGLAAARTGSGTVVARDAAVAPRPSADRRRTLRRLRLPLPTPDGIDLDLSPGVPDLSAFPRAAWLRAERAVLDRVTAADLGYGDPGGSPRLRAELAGWLARTRGVRAEADDILVCGGVAQGLALLAQAASARGEAAWAVEDPGSRGARDQVAHWRVRPEPVPVDDDGLRIAPLRATGLHTVLLTPAHQFPTGVVLAPQRRRELLTWVAEGARLIVEDDYDAEHRYDRAPVAAVQGAAPERVAYLGSVSKSLAPGMRLGWLIAPRRRQAELLAAKHASDLGSPALPQLVLAHLLASGDYDRHLRHVRARQRARRDALLAGLRTHLPQARVRGVAAGLHLLAELPAGDDVALAERVRAHGVLVHPLSWHRSQPGRPGLVLGYAAHPPDRLTDAAVRIGAALAGTAATPAAPSRGRSAAPSS; via the coding sequence ATTTCCGCTGCCGAGCCGTCCCGGCCCGCACCCGGGTCGGACTTCCTGCAACTGCGCGCGCAGGAGGCGCCGGCCAAGGGGCTGACCGGGTGGCTGACCGACGGGCTGCGCGCCGCGATCACGGCGGGACGGCTGGCGCCCGGGACCCGGCTGCCGGCGACCCGGCGGCTCGCCGCGGAACTGGGCGTGTCCCGCGGGGTGGTGGTGCAGGCCTACCAGCGACTGGTCGACGAGGGGCTGGCCGCGGCCCGGACCGGCTCGGGCACCGTGGTGGCGCGCGACGCGGCGGTCGCCCCACGCCCGAGCGCGGACCGGCGCCGCACGCTGCGCCGGCTGCGGCTGCCGCTTCCCACCCCGGACGGCATCGACCTGGACCTGTCCCCCGGGGTGCCGGACCTGTCCGCGTTCCCCCGGGCCGCCTGGCTGCGGGCCGAACGCGCGGTGCTGGACCGGGTGACCGCGGCCGACCTGGGCTACGGCGACCCCGGCGGCAGCCCGCGACTGCGTGCCGAGCTGGCCGGCTGGCTGGCGCGTACCCGCGGGGTCCGGGCCGAGGCGGACGACATCCTGGTGTGCGGCGGCGTCGCCCAGGGTCTCGCCCTGCTGGCGCAGGCCGCGAGCGCCCGCGGCGAAGCCGCGTGGGCGGTCGAGGATCCCGGCTCGCGCGGCGCCCGCGACCAGGTCGCGCATTGGCGGGTACGCCCGGAGCCGGTCCCGGTCGACGACGACGGCCTGCGGATCGCCCCGCTGCGGGCGACCGGCCTGCACACCGTCCTGCTGACCCCGGCGCACCAGTTCCCGACCGGGGTGGTGCTCGCCCCGCAGCGGCGCCGGGAGCTGCTGACCTGGGTGGCCGAGGGGGCGCGGCTGATCGTCGAGGACGACTACGACGCCGAGCACCGCTACGACCGGGCCCCGGTCGCCGCGGTGCAGGGCGCCGCGCCGGAGCGGGTCGCCTACCTGGGCAGCGTCTCCAAGTCACTGGCGCCGGGGATGCGGCTGGGCTGGCTGATCGCGCCCCGGCGCCGACAGGCCGAGCTGCTGGCCGCCAAGCACGCCAGCGACCTGGGCAGCCCGGCGCTCCCGCAGCTCGTGCTGGCGCACCTGCTGGCCTCCGGCGACTACGACCGGCACCTGCGCCACGTACGGGCCCGGCAGCGGGCGCGCCGGGACGCGCTGCTCGCCGGATTGCGCACGCACCTGCCGCAGGCCCGGGTGCGCGGGGTGGCGGCCGGGCTGCACCTGCTGGCCGAGCTGCCGGCCGGCGACGACGTCGCGCTCGCGGAACGGGTCCGGGCCCACGGCGTGCTGGTGCACCCGCTGAGCTGGCACCGCAGCCAGCCCGGCCGGCCCGGCCTGGTGCTCGGTTACGCCGCGCACCCGCCGGACCGCCTGACCGACGCCGCCGTCCGCATCGGCGCCGCGCTGGCCGGCACAGCGGCTACTCCGGCGGCGCCGTCACGTGGTCGATCAGCCGCTCCATCGAGTTGA
- a CDS encoding DMT family transporter has protein sequence MKTSPILAGAAGMVFVGGGVAVSGHLADAPHLTVQALRYAVACLLLLAWARWTRTRLRRPRGAEWLWLLGVTVAGLLVFNIALVHGARHAEPAVLGVAVACVPVLLAAGGPLLEGRGPAPRVLLAAAVVTLGAVLVEGLGRTDATGVFWAVVTFAGEALFTLLAVPVLGRHGPLGVSVHATWLATAMFGVLGPLTEGPSAVTRLHTDDVLAGAYLAAGVTAAAFLLWYTCVTRIGAGRAGLLTGVAPVAAALTGTALGAPPPGPLVWAGIATVAGGLAVGLTARTPAPAVAAT, from the coding sequence ATGAAGACGTCACCCATCCTCGCCGGCGCGGCCGGCATGGTCTTCGTCGGCGGCGGCGTCGCGGTCAGCGGCCACCTCGCGGACGCGCCGCACCTGACGGTCCAGGCGCTCCGGTACGCGGTCGCCTGCCTGCTCCTTCTCGCCTGGGCGCGGTGGACCCGGACCCGGCTGCGCCGGCCACGCGGCGCCGAGTGGCTCTGGCTGCTCGGCGTGACCGTGGCCGGTCTGCTGGTCTTCAACATCGCCCTGGTGCACGGGGCGCGCCACGCCGAACCGGCCGTCCTCGGGGTGGCCGTGGCCTGCGTCCCGGTCCTGCTCGCGGCCGGCGGCCCGCTGCTGGAGGGCCGCGGGCCGGCTCCTCGGGTGCTGCTCGCCGCAGCCGTCGTCACGCTCGGCGCGGTCCTGGTCGAGGGGCTGGGCCGGACCGACGCGACCGGGGTGTTCTGGGCCGTCGTCACGTTCGCCGGCGAGGCGCTGTTCACCCTGCTCGCCGTGCCGGTGCTGGGCCGGCACGGCCCGCTCGGCGTCTCCGTGCACGCCACCTGGCTCGCCACCGCGATGTTCGGCGTCCTCGGCCCGCTCACCGAGGGGCCGTCCGCGGTCACCCGGCTGCACACCGACGACGTGCTGGCCGGCGCCTACCTGGCGGCCGGGGTCACCGCCGCCGCCTTCCTCCTCTGGTACACCTGCGTGACGCGGATCGGCGCCGGACGTGCCGGGCTGCTGACCGGCGTCGCCCCGGTCGCCGCGGCCCTCACCGGGACGGCGCTGGGCGCGCCGCCGCCCGGCCCGCTGGTCTGGGCCGGCATCGCCACGGTCGCGGGCGGCCTCGCCGTCGGCCTGACCGCGCGCACCCCGGCCCCGGCCGTGGCCGCCACCTGA